The following proteins come from a genomic window of Dreissena polymorpha isolate Duluth1 chromosome 1, UMN_Dpol_1.0, whole genome shotgun sequence:
- the LOC127871013 gene encoding leucine-rich repeat-containing protein 15-like — MLSVCIRSFRNTTYLKAVKSLKMRLNKQEILAVCYALFSGAFTFLLDVHTNTCIAPPPCVCDATSITCDDSALHYFPNFTVADYFRSSFLRISMAKNNFLQIPANAFENIDTTNATHITLVLSQNGISAIDDNAFNGIETEITELDLTNNDLTSLPIALGKLPNLAALWLSKNPLRSLTSQALFRVSLSVRELSLSLNNFSRWPRELHYFRFLHKLFVDGFTESRLPLDALSGLEKTITWFQVSESKLDLIPFVICHLPNLRYLDFISNWETQSPIFEPCNHNITEVHFLNLRNNTLKDFPDVLNSFTSLAILDVSVNNIRVIDSSLIPQNVSVTHLNLSHNAFTRVPSAITKFPYVTSLYLENNMITSLEDPDLGHLANLRVLDLSHNPIEYISGDAFAWQTTFDYLDLSSTRLVLIPSALASPRSIVTLDLSRSPIECTCKLAYMKKWSVNVTTISGTCEGTGELVNSFVTSFLPLCP; from the exons ATGTTATCTGTATGCATCCGAAGTTTTCGCAATACAACATACTTAAAAGCGGTGAAGTCACTGAAGATGCGACTTAATAAACAG GAGATACTTGCCGTCTGCTATGCCCTATTTTCCGGTGCTTTTACGTTCTTACTTGACGTTCATACGAACACGTGCATTGCCCCGCCACCTTGCGTGTGTGACGCCACGAGCATTACGTGCGATGACTCCGCGCTGCACTACTTTCCGAACTTCACCGTGGCTGACTACTTTCGCTCGAGCTTTCTGCGCATCAGTATGGCTAAAAATAACTTCCTGCAGATTCCCGCAAACGCCTTCGAAAATATTGACACCACCAACGCTACCCATATTACTCTCGTCCTTTCGCAAAACGGCATTTCCGCCATCGATGACAACGCGTTCAACGGAATTGAAACGGAAATTACTGAACTCGATCTTACGAACAATGATCTAACGTCACTTCCGATCGCTCTTGGCAAACTTCCAAATCTGGCCGCTCTGTGGCTGAGTAAGAATCCTCTACGATCTCTTACGTCTCAAGCACTTTTCCGTGTAAGTTTGAGCGTAAGAGAATTGTCTCTTAGTTTAAACaatttttcaagatggccgcgcGAACTTCACTACTTCCGGTTTTTGCATAAGCTCTTCGTTGACGGCTTTACGGAGTCTCGTCTTCCGCTGGACGCTCTTTCCGGTTTAGAAAAGACAATCACGTGGTTTCAAGTATCAGAATCCAAGCTAGACCTAATTCCGTTTGTGATATGCCACTTGCCGAACTTGCGCTATCTGGATTTCATCTCAAACTGGGAAACACAGTCGCCAATCTTcgagccttgcaaccacaatatCACCGAAGTCCATTTCCTCAATCTAAGAAACAACACTCTGAAAGACTTCCCAGATGTGCTGAACAGCTTTACTTCCCTTGCAATTCTCGACGTGAGCGTTAACAACATCCGGGTCATCGATTCCAGTTTGATTCCTCAAAACGTGAGCGTCACTCATTTAAACCTCTCCCACAACGCATTCACACGTGTACCTAGCGCCATAACGAAGTTTCCATATGTGACGTCACTCTATCTAGAAAATAATATGATTACTTCTCTTGAAGATCCCGATTTAGGTCACCTTGCGAATCTTCGGGTGTTGGACCTATCCCACAATCCAATCGAGTACATTTCCGGTGACGCGTTTGCTTGGCAGACGACATTCGACTACTTGGATCTTTCCAGCACACGCCTTGTTCTGATTCCCTCCGCGCTCGCCTCTCCGCGCTCCATTGTTACCCTTGACCTATCGAGGTCACCGATCGAGTGCACGTGTAAATTGGCCTACATGAAGAAGTGGTCAGTAAACGTGACGACCATAAGCGGCACGTGTGAAGGTACAGGCGAATTGGTCAACTCGTTCGTCACGAGCTTTCTGCCTCTATGTCCTTAA